The Barnesiella intestinihominis YIT 11860 DNA window CACTACCAGAAACGCAACCAACTCTTCCGAAAAGCCGGACTATACGACATCGAGTCCACCCAGTTCCTCGTCGACCACGAAGAAATCTTCGACACACACGAGGAACGGGAAGAGCGCGAACGTTTCGAAGCCTGCCGTCGGGAAGCTCTCAGAAGGAAAACCGAAACGCACGAGGCCGAAGAAAAAGAATCCGTGCAACCGGCCTCCGCTCACGAAGCCGATAAGGACCTGCAAGAAGACTACACGACAGCCGGGTCCGAAATCTCCGCGCACACCCCGCAGCCCTTATCGCCCCTATCCGGGAGCATCTGGTGCGGCACTCCTGCCGGTAATCCCATTGGAGAACCTGCACCCGGATTCCATCGATCCTCCTTCGATTGCAACAGAAGAGAATAAATCCGACAGGTGGAGGGTGAACCTAATCCCCTCTTTTTCCCTCTCGATTTCGATGAGCAGAAACTGGAAGTCTCCCTTCTCCCCTACCATACCTCATAACATAACGAGCCATTTTCTCGTCTCCTCTGTGTTTTGCTAATGCAAAATATGGAGCGAAACGTCATGTCGTATCAACAAAAAGATTCAAGACCGTCAAAAGCACGAATTAAATCCCCGCCTTTATCGGGCGGTGAAGTCGCAAGGAAGACGGAGGAAAAAGGGCGAGGACTGTCCGAGCGGAGCGAGTTCCGCAGACCCCGACGGCGACCATAGCGACGAACCCAAAAGCCCGATAACAGCGGCGGCGCTTCTTGGTTCGTTCTTCTCGCTGTTGAGAAGAATGAACAAATAAAGCGAATTAATGTAACAAGGACTTTCTTTGACTGGGAAAGAAAATCATTAGTATTCAACCTTCTCCCCTTGCCGTGCCCCGTATGCGGGGGTATCGCACTGCAATGAGCGGAGGGTTACTCTCAATCTCCTCCTCTGTGTTTTGCACCGCAAAATATAGGGGAGGTGTCCGCAAGGACGAAGGGGTTAATAAAAACAGCAGCCCGAACGGTTCGTTCTTCTCGCCACTAAAAAGAATAAGCGAATCCCCCCTCACGAAAAGATTGAAATATGGCAAAAAATTTCATTCCATATAAAAAATAGATTATTTTTGTTTTAATATTTTTATAATAACATATCGATAATTATGAAGATCCAGAAAAACCGAGCCATTTATATAGGGTTGTTGATCATCGTATGGGCATGTGCCTACGTTTACATTTTTAATGAAAAAATAGATATAAACGGGGACAACTGCCGGTACTATACATTTGCCTCGTCTCTCGCTTCTGGACAAGGTTATGCCGATATATCGGCTCCCACCCCTCACCCCACCAATGCCTTTCCCCCGGGATATCCTTTATTGATGACCCCGCTAAGATTTTTTACCGACAGCATCATAGCTCAAAAAATACTCAACGGGCTTTTCCTTTTAGGCGGAGCTTTGTTACTGTTCTTTTTTATGATCAAACGCAAAATACCCGAAAGCCTTGCACTAGTAGGAGCCTGCGCCGCCATTCTGAGCGATCGGGTACTTCACTTCTCCACGATGATGATGAGCGAGATGTCTTGCTTTTTCGTTTCAACCGCGGCCATTTTCCTCTTAGCGAATATGAAGAAAGAAAAGCCATTCTATAAAGACCTTTCTTTCTACGGCATGTTAGTCATGGTCATACTCTGCTACCACATTCGTACACAAGGAGTTGCTCTATTCGCCGCCGTCGTGCTCTTTTTTCTCTGTACGAAAAAGTGGAAAGAAGCGGCAAGCACAGTCGCCGGATTCATCATCGGTTGTCTCCCGTGGATATGGAGAAATAAATCGTTAGGTATCGGGCAAAGCCGTTATTTCGAGTCCATTGCACAAGTAAATCCGTGGAGACCCGAAGACGGATCGCTCGATCTGAGCGGTATTATCGACCGCTTTTTCGAAACGCTCGGTATGCTGGTTTCCAAAGCCCTGCCCAACTCGGTAATCCCCTATTTTAAAGTCAATTACTCCGCCGAAGTTTCCGCCGGATTTTTCATGTGGATCATAGCGATACTGCTCATTTTTCTCATCATACGCGGTTTTTGGGCTTTCGGGAAGTACCGTTGGGTACTCATCGGTTACACCGTTTTCACTTTCGGACTCGTTTCCATTTTCAGTACCCCCAGTGAAAACCGCTACATTACCACACTTATTCCCTTCATGAATATGGGATTACTCGTAGGCATCTACGCCGTGGCGACGGATACGATCCATCGTTTCAAATTAAAATATACTTTCTCCCCGTGGGTACTCTCCCTTTTATTGCTCACCGGCATAGGAAACATACAGGAGTTACACGCCATGAACAAAATGCCGTTCCCGCCGGCCTATCAAAACTTTTTTCGATTGGGTCTCGTGTTAAAAGAACATGTTTCGCCCGAAACCGTAGTAGCCTCCCGAAAAGGAGAATTACTCTACATGTTTTCAGGGACACGAGTCGCCGGCTACGCCTATTCACAAGACGACCGCGCTGTAATACAGAAAATGCTCGACGACGGGGTGGAATATGTCATTCTCGACCAGCTCGGATACAGCTCTACCCCCCGATACCTTTACCCGGCGATACAAAAGAACGACGACCTTTTCTTCGTCGCTTCCCATGTACCCAACCCGGATACCTATCTATTAAAATTCGACAGAGAGGCCGCCAAGAAAAAACTTTCTCAATCCCAACGGCAAGATGGAAAAAATACGCTACCTTAGAGCCGGGAAGCGATCCTTTCAATTTCAATCGACAGATATGAATACAATCGATAAAAATAAAAAGCAAGCCGTCATCGCCGGAGCCGGTCCCGCAGGGCTCACCGGAGCCTACGAGCTACTCAAACATACAGACATTCACCCTGTCGTATTCGAGGAGTCCGGTGACATAGGCGGTATTTCCAAAACAGTTCGATATCAAGGTAACCGCATGGATATAGGAGGACATCGTTTCTTCTCCAAAAGCCAACGAGTTACCAAGTGGTGGAACGAAATCATGCCGTTACAAGGCGCCCCCTCTCTCGATGACAGGTTGCTGGGAACCACCGGCAAAGAATTTGCCCCAAAAGGTCCCGATCCTGAAAAGACCGACCGCGTGATGCTCGTAAGAAACCGCATATCCCGCATATTCTACCTGCATAAGTTTTTCGACTATCCCATATCGCTCAAACTGAAAACGTTCACCAACATGGGCCTTTTCCGCACCATCGAAGCCGGTTGCGGATACGTATGGTCGGTATTCTTTAAAAAGCCCGAAACATCGTTGGAAAACTTCTACATCAACCGGTTCGGCAAACCGCTTTACAGAATGTTCTTCGAGGACTACACCGAAAAAGTCTGGGGCGTACACCCCTCGAAACTGGGAGCCGACTGGGGTGCACAGCGAGTAAAAGGACTGTCGGTATTCGCCATACTCAAAGACATGCTCAAAAAAAGTTTCTCCAAAAAGGAAAACCTCAAAGAGGTGGAAACCTCGCTCATCGAGCAATTCGTCTATCCCAAACTCGGTCCCGGACAACTTTGGGAAACTGTGGCCGGCGAAGTATCTGAAAAAGGAGGCGAGGTCATCACGGAAACCCCGGTCAAAGAGATTCACATCGAAGGAAATCGGGTAACGAGCGTCACAGTCGATACACCTTCGGGCGAACGGAGGGAAGTACCCTGCGACTATTTCCTTTCGTCCCTCCCGTTAAAAGACCTCATACAATCTATCCGGGGAATCGATGTACCCGACGATGTGAAACGCATTGCCGAAGAACTGCCTTACCGCGATTTTATCACGGTGGGACTATTGATGAAAAAACTATCCATAAAAAATCGAACAAAAATAAAAACTTTCGCCGATCGCATCCCCGACACATGGATTTACATACAGGAACGCGATGTGCGAATAGGCCGTCTGCAAATATTCAACAACTGGTCGCCCTATTTGGTAAAAGACTACGAAAATACGATATGGATAGGGTTAGAATACTTCTGTACCGAGGGCGACGACTTTTGGAAAATGTCCGATAAGGACTTCACGCAAATGGCTATCGGTGAGCTGACCCAAATAGGGATCATCGATCCCGACGATGTCTTGGATTCGGTACGCATAAAAGTCAAAAAAGCCTACCCCTCTTATTTCGGCAGCTATTACGAACTCGATAAGGTAAAAGATTTCTTGAACAAAATAGAAAACCTTTGGTGCATAGGCCGCAACGGGCAACATCGGTACAACAACATGGATCATTCCATGATGACCGCTATGGTCGCCGTCGATCACATCGCCACCGGGAATAACGATAAAAGCGAGGTATGGTCGGTAAATACAGAAGAAGAATATCACGAAAGCAAATGAACCCGACCCATAAATTCAAAAAAATCTTCTACGGAGCATCCGATAATCTCCTTATCCAATTCGTGCGATACTTCTTTGTCGGAGGATTCGCCTTTATCGTAGACTTCGGACTATTGTATATCCTCACCGAATACGCCGGACTGCATTATCTCCTCTCGGCGACCCTCTCGTTCATAGCCGGGTTGGTCATCAACTACATCATCAGTTGCATTTGGGTATTCAACAATTCGAAATTTAGAAACCGCATTGTCGAGTTCCTTTTCTTTGCCGCAATAGGAGTCGTGGGGTTAGGGTTCAACGACCTTCTCATCTGGCTCTTCACCGACTGTATCGGCACACACTACATGTTCTCCAAAATCGTTGCTGCCGCTATGGTCTACTTATGGAACTTCTTCGCCCGCAAATACTTGGTATTTAAATAAACGGAAGAGCAGACGAGCCACAGAAGTCTCTTACCAGTCTGTCCAGAACATAAAAAAGGCTGTCCCAACCGCTTGGAACAGCCCCGTATAAACTACTTGAACAATTTTCTACTTGTTAATCAAGAACCAAGCATCGGTAAACTGAGGGTACTTAGCCTGCAATCCTTCGCGGGCTTGTACGGCAGTAGCCCTGTCGTCGAACGAACAAGCTACGACACGATACATACCTTGTGCATTCTGAGCCAATACGGCAGGATAGCCGTCGGCACGCAAACGCTCGCAAAGGCTCTGTGCATTGAGTCGCTGACGGAAGCTCCCCACGATTACATTATAACTCTTCAACAAAGCATCGTTCCCGTCGACAGCGTTTATTTTCTCACTCTGTTCCCGAATAGGAGCCGTATTCGTTGTCGTCGTTGTTGTCGTCGTTGTTGTCGTCGAAGGGGTTGTCACCACGGGTGTAGTTCCGGTTGTAACAGGCTCTTCTATCTTCTTCTCTTGGGCCTTCTCATAAGCAGCCTTATAGGCACTTTGGCTCGACTTACACGATGCCATACCACCGATTAACAAAAGGGATAATCCCCAAATCCAATTCTTTCTCATAGGGTTATAATTTTTAGACATTTACTCGATTCCTTATTTCTATTCGCCTTTACGAATACAATGCAAAAGTAACAAATAAACTTTATTACAAAAATCAATCTTACAAAAATACAAGGATCACCTATCATTTTGTTTAACCCTGCCCCCATTTCAAAATCTCAGGATTTGCTCCCCGATTCACAAAACACCTTTTGTCGAAGGCAATTCACGGTCGGTAATATCCCGTTTCACTGCCATTCGTAAAGCTCGCGCCAATGCTTTGAAAATCCCTTCTATTTTATGATGTTCATTCGTACCTTCCGCTTGAATATTCAAATTCATACGAGCCGCATCACTGAACGACTTAAAAAAATGGTAGAACATCTCGGTAGGCATATCGCCGATCTTCTCACGGTGGAAAGTTGCATTCCACACCAACCACGGCCGTCCCCCGAAATCGAGGGCGACCCTGCATAAGCAGTCGTCCATAGGCAAAGAAAAGCCATACCGACCTATACCCCGTTTGTCTCCCAACGCCCGAGCAAAGGCCTCACCCAAAGCTATCGCCGTATCCTCTATCGTATGATGTTCGTCCACCTGCAAATCCCCAGTCACGAACACAGACAAATCGACTCCGGCATGCCGTCCTAACTGGTCCAGCATGTGATCGAAGAATCCCAACCCGGTATGCACCTCGGTTCGCCCCGTCCCATCGAGATTCAGCGTAACGCAAATATCGGTCTCGGAGGTACGCCGGTCGATAATAACCCGACGAGTTCCGGCACATAAAATCTCGGCGATTTTCCACCAGTCATCGGTCACCGCTTCGCAGACCGATGAAAGTCCCTCAGCGTCCAATTCAGCCACACCCCGCTCAGGCAAAGCGAAATAAATCGCTTTACAACCGAGATTGGCGGCCAGTTGTACATCGGTCATTCGATCGCCTATAACATAGGAATGTTCCAAATCATACTCTCCCGACTGGTATCGAGAAAGCATAGCCGTACCCGGTTTACGGGTCGGAAGGTTCTCTTCGGGAAACGAGGAGTCTATGCAAACCTCGTCGAAGCGAATACCCTCGTTGGCGAAAGCCTGTATAATTTTACGCTGCACCGTCCAAAAATTCTCTGCCGGAAACGAAGACGTGCCCATACCATCTTGATTGGTCACCATCACCCACTCGAAATCGAGACGAGTAGCCACATAAGCAAGACTCTGAAACACTTTGGGCACAAATTCCAATTTTTCAAGCGAATCGACTTGTTTATCCACAGGAGGTTCTACTACCAATGTTCCGTCCCGGTCGATAAAAAGAACTCTTTTCATAACTCTCGAATTTAGCTGTAACTTTTCAATGTTTCCAATAAAACATTCATTTCCCGATCTGTCCCGATAGTGATACGCAGACAATCGCCGCATAAAGCAACTTTTGAGCGATTACGAACGACGATTCCATCGGTAACCAGTCGTAAATATATCTTCTCGGACTCCACCATCTTCACCAATACAAAATTGGCATCACTCGGATAAACCGTTTTTACCATCGGTATGTCGGACAGGCGCTCGACAAACCGCGACCGAACCGATAATATCTCATCAACCCACCGCCGGACTTCGTTCTCTCGGTCGAGCATTTCCATCGCATAACGCTGAACCAAATCACTGATGTTATACGGATATTTCACTTGATTATAATAGCCGATGATATCAGGCGAAGCAAATGCCATTCCCAGACGGACTCCGGCACTACCCCATGCCTTCGAAAAGGTTTGCAGCACAACCAAATTATGAAATTCGTTCAACCGGCGAATCCACGAAGGCCGGGACGAGAAATCTATATAGGCTTCGTCCACGACCACAATCCCGTCAAAAGCAGTTATCAATCGCTCGATCTCGATGGCAGGAAAGACGTTGCCGGTAGGATTATTCGGCGAACATAAAAACAACAATCTGCTATGAGTGTCGATAGTTTGCAATATAGCATCGCAATCCAACGAAAAGTCTTTCTTCAAAGGGACTTCGCGATACTCCACGCCGTTAATGTCGGCACATACTCTATACATACCGTAGGTAGGAGTTATCGAAACCGCATTATCCCGTCCGGGTTCACAAAAGATACGATACAGTAAATCTATCGCTTCGTCACTTCCCACACCGAGAAAAATGTTTTCGGGCATTACACCCCGTTGTTTTGCCAACTTCTCTTTCAAATCGTTTTGCAACGGATCGGGATAACGATTATACGGAAGATTAAACGGGCTTTCATTGGCATCAAGCCATACCGAAGCCTCTCCCGAAAATTCATTCCGAGCCGAAGAATAGGGTTTTAATTGTCGAATATTGGGACGCACCCATTGTTCTATTTTTTTCATAACTGCACTTTTTAAGAATGAATAGACTGCAAACGCACCGTCACAGCTTCTTTATGCGCCTCCAATCGTTCGGCCTCCGCCATTTTCTCGATCACCGGACCAAGATTTTTCAACCCTTCGGACGAAATCTGCTGGAAAGTAATTTTACGGGTGAAGCTATCGAGATTTACCCCGCTATACGATTTGGCATACCCACTGGTCGGAAGCGTGTGATTCGTCCCCGAAGCATAATCGCCGGCACTTTCAGGGGTATAATATCCTAAGAATACCGACCCAGCATTAACGATTGCCGAAGCCCACTCCTCGGCGTCTGTACGATGCACGATGAGGTGTTCGGGAGCATACGCATTGACAAAGTCGGCCAAATCGGTCTCTCGCTCCAACAAGACGACCGAGCTGTGAGAAAGAGACTTCTCCACCCATTCACGCCGAGGCAATCGGTCCAGTTGTCGTTCGATCTCAGCCGGGAACAAATCGGCTATTCTACGATCGGTAGTCAGCAGTATCGACTGACTGTCAGCCCCATGCTCGGCCTGCGACAAAAAATCGGCGGCAAGGAATCGTACATCGGCGCCCGAATCGGCTACAATCATCACTTCCGAAGGCCCTGCCGGCATATCGATAGCTACACCTTGCACGGATACTTGCTGTTTAGCGGCCATTACATAACGATTTCCCGGTCCAAAAATCTTATATACCTGCGGAACACTCTCCGTGCCAAAAGCCATAGCACCTATGGCCTGCACTCCTCCCAGTTTAAAAATACGGTCTATCCCTGTCTCACGAGCCGCATACAATATAGCGGGGGCTATCTTACCCTCCTTTCCGGGAGGAGTACACATCACGATTTCATGACAACCCGCCAAACGAGCCGGGACAGCCAGCATCAGTACCGTAGAAAAAAGCGGAGCTGTACCGCCCGGCACATAAAGACCTACTTTTTCTATTCCCACTGGCTTCTGCCAACACCACACACCGGGTGTGGTTTCTACTTTTTTCACTTCGATAGCCTGCGAGGCGTGGAACTTACGAATGTTGTCGATAGCCTGTCTTATCGCCTTTTTCAAAGACTCGGGCACAGCCGCGATCCCTTCTTCCATTTCGGCAGGCGTCACCTGCAATGCATCCAATACAACCCGATCGAATTGCTTCTCATAACGTCTCAACGCATCATCTCCTTCGCATCGTACCGATTCTAAAATATCGGACACCGTGCGAGATAAAGAGATTAAATCCATTTGCGGACGAGCCATAATCACCTTCCATTCGTCCCGCTTCGGATATTTCCAAACCGTCACTGTCATATCACAAAATCATCTTTTCAATATCCAACACCAATATACCCTCGGCTCCTGCCGTTTTCAGCCGATTAATAATCTCCCAAAAGCATTTTTCGTCGAGTACCGTATGCACCGAACACCACTCCTTATCTGCCAGAGGCATGACCGTGGGGCTTTTGATTCCCGGTAACACTGACAACACGTCGTTCAACTTCTTTTGCGGGACATTCATGAGAATATACTTTTTATCATCTGCGGCTTGTACCGAATCGAAACGAAACAACAGCTCGTCCAGTATTCCCCGCTTTTCGGGAGAAATAGAATCCGTTCCTATGAGAACAGCTTCCGATTCGACGACGGTTTCAACTTCTTTCAATCGATTGCTAACCAACGTACTGCCCGAACTGACAATATCGAATATGGCATCGGCCA harbors:
- a CDS encoding NAD(P)/FAD-dependent oxidoreductase yields the protein MNTIDKNKKQAVIAGAGPAGLTGAYELLKHTDIHPVVFEESGDIGGISKTVRYQGNRMDIGGHRFFSKSQRVTKWWNEIMPLQGAPSLDDRLLGTTGKEFAPKGPDPEKTDRVMLVRNRISRIFYLHKFFDYPISLKLKTFTNMGLFRTIEAGCGYVWSVFFKKPETSLENFYINRFGKPLYRMFFEDYTEKVWGVHPSKLGADWGAQRVKGLSVFAILKDMLKKSFSKKENLKEVETSLIEQFVYPKLGPGQLWETVAGEVSEKGGEVITETPVKEIHIEGNRVTSVTVDTPSGERREVPCDYFLSSLPLKDLIQSIRGIDVPDDVKRIAEELPYRDFITVGLLMKKLSIKNRTKIKTFADRIPDTWIYIQERDVRIGRLQIFNNWSPYLVKDYENTIWIGLEYFCTEGDDFWKMSDKDFTQMAIGELTQIGIIDPDDVLDSVRIKVKKAYPSYFGSYYELDKVKDFLNKIENLWCIGRNGQHRYNNMDHSMMTAMVAVDHIATGNNDKSEVWSVNTEEEYHESK
- a CDS encoding GtrA family protein, whose translation is MNPTHKFKKIFYGASDNLLIQFVRYFFVGGFAFIVDFGLLYILTEYAGLHYLLSATLSFIAGLVINYIISCIWVFNNSKFRNRIVEFLFFAAIGVVGLGFNDLLIWLFTDCIGTHYMFSKIVAAAMVYLWNFFARKYLVFK
- a CDS encoding SPOR domain-containing protein; protein product: MRKNWIWGLSLLLIGGMASCKSSQSAYKAAYEKAQEKKIEEPVTTGTTPVVTTPSTTTTTTTTTTTNTAPIREQSEKINAVDGNDALLKSYNVIVGSFRQRLNAQSLCERLRADGYPAVLAQNAQGMYRVVACSFDDRATAVQAREGLQAKYPQFTDAWFLINK
- the hisB gene encoding bifunctional histidinol-phosphatase/imidazoleglycerol-phosphate dehydratase HisB, coding for MKRVLFIDRDGTLVVEPPVDKQVDSLEKLEFVPKVFQSLAYVATRLDFEWVMVTNQDGMGTSSFPAENFWTVQRKIIQAFANEGIRFDEVCIDSSFPEENLPTRKPGTAMLSRYQSGEYDLEHSYVIGDRMTDVQLAANLGCKAIYFALPERGVAELDAEGLSSVCEAVTDDWWKIAEILCAGTRRVIIDRRTSETDICVTLNLDGTGRTEVHTGLGFFDHMLDQLGRHAGVDLSVFVTGDLQVDEHHTIEDTAIALGEAFARALGDKRGIGRYGFSLPMDDCLCRVALDFGGRPWLVWNATFHREKIGDMPTEMFYHFFKSFSDAARMNLNIQAEGTNEHHKIEGIFKALARALRMAVKRDITDRELPSTKGVL
- the hisC gene encoding histidinol-phosphate transaminase; protein product: MKKIEQWVRPNIRQLKPYSSARNEFSGEASVWLDANESPFNLPYNRYPDPLQNDLKEKLAKQRGVMPENIFLGVGSDEAIDLLYRIFCEPGRDNAVSITPTYGMYRVCADINGVEYREVPLKKDFSLDCDAILQTIDTHSRLLFLCSPNNPTGNVFPAIEIERLITAFDGIVVVDEAYIDFSSRPSWIRRLNEFHNLVVLQTFSKAWGSAGVRLGMAFASPDIIGYYNQVKYPYNISDLVQRYAMEMLDRENEVRRWVDEILSVRSRFVERLSDIPMVKTVYPSDANFVLVKMVESEKIYLRLVTDGIVVRNRSKVALCGDCLRITIGTDREMNVLLETLKSYS
- the hisD gene encoding histidinol dehydrogenase is translated as MTVWKYPKRDEWKVIMARPQMDLISLSRTVSDILESVRCEGDDALRRYEKQFDRVVLDALQVTPAEMEEGIAAVPESLKKAIRQAIDNIRKFHASQAIEVKKVETTPGVWCWQKPVGIEKVGLYVPGGTAPLFSTVLMLAVPARLAGCHEIVMCTPPGKEGKIAPAILYAARETGIDRIFKLGGVQAIGAMAFGTESVPQVYKIFGPGNRYVMAAKQQVSVQGVAIDMPAGPSEVMIVADSGADVRFLAADFLSQAEHGADSQSILLTTDRRIADLFPAEIERQLDRLPRREWVEKSLSHSSVVLLERETDLADFVNAYAPEHLIVHRTDAEEWASAIVNAGSVFLGYYTPESAGDYASGTNHTLPTSGYAKSYSGVNLDSFTRKITFQQISSEGLKNLGPVIEKMAEAERLEAHKEAVTVRLQSIHS